In Plasmodium malariae genome assembly, chromosome: 11, the following proteins share a genomic window:
- the TOM40 gene encoding mitochondrial import receptor subunit TOM40, putative — protein sequence MEIANIFKKLLKQNIAYTENNSVFDVFKKQNEGSQNVSEKKLEGEKLLEEKTDTNKPTEEDKLKEQHLLQYTNNFDAPNALLFENLNKEYKFITTQDNFDGFRFEVDKNVNKYLQSTHTLFLGTTLRDVGYLYQFGANFTDSDNSLLMISRVNIDGSVNGRFCKKINNAIDCKLNFNTYAKSDTRNMYEMSVEVNKPLHTYNFKSIWQGAWIFNATYTQLLTKKFQAGVDLTYIASNCASIGSFGLRYNHKNNVLTMQVVRQPNFKSPEFMLNQTHLYKIQYAKKISDRLSVGTELELTPQTKESAMRLGWDYSFRHAKVQGLIDTSGKISVFTQDYSGFGVSGYIDYLNNEYKFGFMMHISPSQEQPQQAPS from the coding sequence atggagatagcaaatattttcaaaaaactgttaaaacaaaatatagcaTACACAGAAAATAACTCCGTTTTtgatgtttttaaaaaacaaaatgaaggATCACAAAATGTAAGTGAAAAAAAGCTGGAGGGAGAAAAGCTACTTGAAGAAAAAACTGATACAAACAAACCAACAGAAgaagataaattaaaagagcAACACCTTTTacaatatacaaataattttgatGCTCCTAAtgcattattatttgaaaatctaaataaagaatataaatttattactaCACAAGATAATTTTGATGGATTTCGTTTTGAAGTGGATAAAAAtgtgaataaatatttacagtCAACACATACCTTATTTCTAGGTACAACCCTCAGAGATGTTGGTTACTTATATCAGTTTGGAGCTAATTTTACGGATAGTGATAATAGTTTATTGATGATTAGTAGAGTAAATATTGATGGTAGTGTAAATGGTAGGTTTTGTAAAAAGATTAATAACGCAATAGAttgtaaattaaattttaatacatatgcAAAAAGTGATACAAGAAATATGTATGAAATGTCAGTAGAAGTAAATAAACCATTACATACGTATAATTTTAAGAGTATATGGCAAGGGGCATGGATATTTAATGCAACATATACTCAATTACTAACCAAAAAATTTCAAGCAGGTGTtgatttaacatatattgcATCAAATTGTGCATCCATCGGTTCCTTTGGGTTACGTTATAATcacaaaaataatgttttaacAATGCAAGTAGTTAGACAACCAAATTTTAAATCACCAGAATTTATGCTAAATCAAactcatttatataaaatacaatatgCTAAGAAAATATCAGATCGTTTATCTGTGGGAACAGAGCTTGAATTAACTCCTCAGACGAAAGAGTCCGCCATGAGACTTGGTTGGGATTATTCTTTTAGACATGCAAAAGTTCAAGGCTTAATTGATACTAGCGGAAAAATTTCTGTTTTTACGCAAGATTACTCAGGTTTTGGTGTTAGTGGTTACATAGATTATTTAAacaatgaatataaatttggATTTATGATGCACATCTCACCTTCGCAGGAGCAGCCACAGCAGGCCCCGTCATAG
- the PmUG01_11046300 gene encoding conserved Plasmodium protein, unknown function — translation MFTKRKIGKKNTKKNLDDDLNCNYNEENADGQLTKEEQRFTTNIHAQGQNDRDNISSSKSLREPLREEGLELICAEVGKNNNKLDDKRGATYVNRSESYHEQRHKQHPEEEHMGMNREDKHTLCEHGNPMEKEVNEKEKTKKKKKINYRERKKEEETNRVNKMNTSFHIYSDEDTDSYITIKKKKNKKKDIKQVDVSKDLIRDTIDVVTSINLERNADQNWKNKNYSNEEDVSNGHPVIYEEDEEDVDDKEDVDDKEDVDDKEDVDDKEDVDDKEDVDDEEDVDDEDDEEDVDDVDDEEEKKKLKFEQSVKQRHFYNKKTYRKINKENDVNSYNIKHHVYVQQDGYVSRTDIGSSDGSSYGQCTFNLKRVNNILSEQAVHLTDVKDPHRIDHKGNDGKVIPPQEKLNFESAAISASSENVVMDAGYENLSMNASLNVDDEIIAINMEDEGDDTENEEERKLIEEIKLKKKILRKKKEINESNYYPFDGEDNYGINEENNNGDYHHDDYNYDDSYGGLSPLCGIEKKEKIKIYTNEQTKCTMEDDFDIDDIYNYETVNEMKKRLLLKKCRNKDIENLYEQGNNDADINTLFYDYLRSNGGEEEEIDNAIYSDIKLEGRYDQHEDDKINKIVGRKLVSEIKRYKKDNIEYVIDPYVNEDTNIKYDSSFDVAKGEFATCTKTNINKDGIVNYVSKEDDSCKPNNGKKSVIEKDLNVSAIPSFEEDLTSNYLYINENKKLFEKIKNAFDNKAVCNLQIIKMHNYIEKLFSEYKTKMKESSRVKKLESTMQNEHNQLTTICRRKKREIITCTIFFYFVINLTNLIFDKYKYVEDALISLHNLESTFHLIYHNLKLYLYKEYYEKFKLTFIKDYIFNSKYYINKKEKSKRDQLKLLMRNKIINNYECVNEVMLVNEHIVNEVTDHQHFNNSFLQYMFDGFSSNYSTDSSTGIESSSSLTSLDMATSPASSLNSSRGMGKSDKRKGVKKEKKVHNITVQLKREAGNASEHAKIEEKKEKLEKEKYFQTVKMKDIKNKFLVAIKKIFENVNIYFLNFKNVIKYFYLLKLYNYEFYKNNNCAACFDDILFFFVRCELLYWDPLFQFSLKKKKKIDILHFYENRMTNKSFDQNFFMNEHVHKLDGRLTNMHTGYRKQEQEQQQQQQQQQQQQQQQQQQQQQQQQQQQQQQQQQQQQQQQQQQQQQQQQQQQLYLLYSSGTPTQNYGTNTHARSESDKDYGSSSSRSENNFSMSSSNLENEESVHVKEDEGVERSSNGKNDGSERSSNGRSESENRRPSLFKNDDFRKKKYKLERNSFHHNPCIKSFEWYKFMDELRIIYDTCSEKQILQKLYYYILNKRVFELIGVWSPLSLKQSYNLYVIIRDYVLYNSGNNGSNADSNGSNTDNNGNKDDSNGSNTDNNGNKDDSNGSNTDNNGNKDDSNGSNTDNNGNKDDSNGSNTDNNDDEHQEGRVLLIQILKEKLNCYICTFLQCYKNTNNSQKKKNIFLMRCLKILKSIRNIVLLLNDKELYDIIKKIFYDYVLANYDYSSKFHNLTLSVIIHIIISINKVGEDNSHDASGINHNLIDDNFYRDIMDIWNKVMTKLKSDQFDADRIKMEN, via the coding sequence ATGTTtacaaagagaaaaataggaaagaaaaataccAAGAAGAATTTAGACGACGATTTGAATTGTAATTATAATGAGGAAAATGCAGATGGACAGTTAACGAAGGAAGAACAAAGATTTACtacaaatatacatgcaCAAGGTCAGAACGATAGAGATAATATAAGTTCAAGTAAGTCTCTACGTGAACCTCTAAGGGAGGAAGGACTGGAGCTGATATGCGCTGAAgtgggaaaaaataataataaacttGATGATAAGCGAGGTGCTACATATGTGAACAGGAGTGAGTCCTATCATGAGCAGCGCCATAAGCAGCATCCTGAGGAAGAACACATGGGAATGAATCGCGAAGATAAACATACACTATGTGAACATGGCAATCCTATGGAAAAAGAGGTAAATGAGAaagagaaaacaaaaaaaaaaaaaaagataaattatagagaaagaaaaaaggaggaAGAAACAAATAGAGTAAATAAGATGAACACAAGTTTTCACATATACAGTGATGAAGACACGGACAGTTACATAACTAttaagaagaagaaaaacaaaaaaaaagatattaaacAAGTAGACGTTTCGAAAGATTTGATTAGAGATACAATAGACGTTGTTACAAGTATTAACCTGGAGAGAAACGCGGATCaaaattggaaaaataaaaattattctaatgAAGAAGATGTTTCAAATGGTCATCCAGTCATCTACGAAGAGGATGAAGAAGATGTAGATGATAAAGAAGATGTAGATGATAAAGAAGATGTAGATGATAAAGAAGATGTAGATGATAAAGAAGATGTAGATGATAAAGAAGATGTAGATGATGAAGAAGATGTAGATGATGAAGATGATGAAGAAGATGTAGATGATGTAgatgatgaagaagaaaaaaaaaaattaaagttcGAACAATCTGTTAAGCAAAGGCACTTTTATAACAAAAAGACATATAGAAAAATCAACAAAGAAAATGATGTTAACTCatacaatataaaacatcatgtatatgtacaacAGGACGGATATGTATCTAGAACTGATATTGGTTCTTCAGATGGAAGCAGTTATGGTCAGTGCACGTTTAACTTGAAAAGGGTTAACAATATTTTGAGTGAACAGGCTGTGCACTTGACTGATGTGAAGGATCCTCATCGTATAGACCATAAAGGGAACGACGGAAAGGTGATCCCCCCTCAAGAGAAATTAAATTTCGAAAGTGCTGCCATAAGTGCGAGCAGTGAGAATGTAGTGATGGATGCTGGCTATGAGAACCTATCGATGAATGCATCCCTAAATGTTGACGATGAAATCATCGCCATAAACATGGAAGACGAAGGTGATGATACGGAAAACGAGgaagaaagaaaattaattgaagaaataaaattaaaaaagaaaatactaaggaaaaagaaggaaattAACGAAAGTAATTATTATCCCTTTGATGGAGAGGACAACTATGGCATTAACGAAGAAAACAACAATGGTGATTACCACCACGACGATTACAACTATGATGATAGCTATGGTGGACTCTCTCCTCTTTGCggtattgaaaaaaaagaaaaaattaaaatttacacAAATGAGCAAACGAAGTGTACGATGGAGGACGATTTTGACATTGACGACATTTACAATTACGAAACTGtgaatgaaatgaaaaaaaggttgttattgaaaaaatgtagaaataaagatatagaaaatttatatgaacagGGGAATAACGATGCAGACATAAATACTTTATTCTACGATTATTTAAGGTCAAACGGAggagaagaggaagaaataGATAATGCCATATATAGtgatataaaattagaagGTCGTTATGATCAGCATGAAGACGATAAGATTAACAAAATTGTTGGGAGGAAACTTGTTTCTGAGATAAAGAGGTACAAGAAGGACAATATTGAATATGTGATAGACCCTTATGTGAATGAAGATACTAACATAAAGTATGATTCCTCGTTCGATGTAGCAAAGGGGGAGTTTGCTACTTGTACGAAAACGAACATAAATAAAGACGGTATTGTAAATTATGTAAGTAAGGAAGACGATTCTTGTAAACCgaataatggaaaaaaaagtgtTATCGAGAAGGACCTAAATGTATCAGCCATTCCTTCATTTGAGGAAGATCTTACAAGTAATTACCTTTacattaatgaaaataaaaaattatttgaaaaaattaaaaatgcttTTGATAACAAAGCAGTATGCAACCTGCagattataaaaatgcataattatatagaaaaattatttagtgAGTATAAAACTAAAATGAAAGAGTCCAGTcgagtaaaaaaattagagagTACAATGCAAAATGAGCATAACCAACTAACAACTATttgtagaagaaaaaaaagagaaataattACGTgcactatttttttctattttgttaTCAATTTAACAAATcttatttttgataaatataaatatgtcgAAGATGCATTAATATCATTGCATAATTTGGAAAGcacttttcatttaatatatcataatcTCAAATTGTATTTGTATAAAGAGTATTATGAAAAGTTCAAGCTTACATTTATAAaggattatatttttaactccaaatattatataaataaaaaggaaaaaagtaaaCGTGATCAGTTAAAGTTGTTAATGcgtaataaaattattaataattatgaatgtGTTAATGAAGTCATGTTAGTTAATGAACATATTGTCAATGAGGTAACTGATCATCAGCATTTTAACAACTCATTTTTACAATACATGTTTGATGGATTTTCAAGTAACTATTCAACTGATTCGTCTACTGGGATTGAATCTTCCTCCAGTCTTACATCACTCGATATGGCTACTTCTCCAGCCTCATCATTGAATAGTTCCAGAGGAATGGGTAAATCGGATAAGAGGAAGGgggtaaaaaaagaaaaaaaggtacACAACATTACTGTGCAACTAAAAAGAGAAGCGGGAAATGCTAGTGAACACGCAAAAATTGaagagaaaaaggaaaaattagaaaaagagaaatattttcaaacagtaaaaatgaaagacataaaaaataaatttttggtagcaattaaaaaaatatttgaaaatgttaacatttattttttaaattttaaaaatgttataaaatatttctatttactAAAGTTgtataattatgaattttataaaaataataattgtgcTGCTTGTTTTGATgacatactttttttttttgtaagatgtgaattattatattggGATCCTCTTTTTCAAttctctttaaaaaaaaaaaaaaaaattgacattctgcatttttatgaaaatagaATGACAAATAAATCCTTTgatcaaaattttttcatgaaTGAGCATGTGCATAAGCTGGACGGGAGGTTAACAAACATGCACACAGGTTATAGGAAGCAGGAACAGGAGCAGCAGCAGCAGCAACAGCAGCAACAACAGCAACAGCAGCAACAGCAGCAGCAGCAGCAACAGCagcaacaacaacaacagcAACAACAACAGCagcaacaacaacaacagcaacaacaacaacagcaacaacaacaacagcAACAACAGCAactgtatttattatattcgtCCGGAACCCCTACCCAAAATTACGGTACTAATACGCATGCAAGAAGTGAAAGTGACAAGGATTACGGCTCCTCCTCATCAAGATcggaaaataatttttccatgAGTAGTTCGAACCTTGAGAATGAAGAAAGCGTGCATGTGAAAGAAGATGAAGGTGTCGAAAGAAGCTCAAATGGAAAAAACGATGGCAGCGAAAGAAGCTCAAATGGAAGAAGCGAGAGTGAGAATAGACGTCCCtccctttttaaaaatgacgacttcaggaaaaaaaaatacaaacttGAAAGAAATTCCTTTCATCATAACCCATGCATAAAATCTTTTGAGTGGTACAAATTTATGGATGAGTTAAGGATTATATATGACACTTGTAGCGAAAAACAAATTCTACAAAAGCTATATTACTATATTCTTAACAAGCGTGTTTTTGAATTGATAGGCGTCTGGAGCCCGTTATCGCTTAAACAGAGCTACAATTTATATGTCATAATCAGAGATtatgtgttatataataGTGGTAATAATGGTAGTAATGCTGATAGTAATGGTAGTAATACTGataataatggtaataaaGATGATAGTAATGGTAGTAATACTGataataatggtaataaaGATGATAGTAATGGTAGTAATACTGataataatggtaataaaGATGATAGTAATGGTAGTAATACTGataataatggtaataaaGATGATAGTAATGGTAGTAATActgataataatgatgatgagCATCAAGAGGGGAGAGTATTACTAATTCAGATATTAAAAGAGAAACTCAACTGctatatatgcacatttttGCAATgctataaaaatacaaataatagccaaaaaaaaaaaaatatttttttaatgagatgcttaaaaattttgaagtccataagaaatattgtgttattattaaatgacaaagaattatatgatattattaagaaaatattttatgattatGTTTTAGCGAATTATGATTATTCTAGTAAGTTTCATAATTTAACACTATCcgtaataatacatataataatttctatAAACAAGGTAGGTGAAGACAATTCACATGATGCCAGTGGGATTAATCATAATTTAATTgatgataatttttataggGACATTATGGATATATGGAATAAAGTTAtgacaaaattaaaatcagATCAATTTGATGCTGATAGGATCAAGATGGAAAATTAG